The window TAAAaagtttgtaattttaattttaatattgtggCAAACATCACGTCAccaattatcatattaaaataatatatattttatttataacaatatacatatattaataatacattattttaataatatgtattattaaaattttaataatacattgtttttaaaatataagtatataaccaatgaatataatcattattatttattattataagaaAGAACAAAATATCTCGCGATTTTCATGACATCCAATTTAGTCCATCTTTGCAGCGGCCGCGCACCGGAGATGCTCTCATCAATACTCCAACACTCTAGAAAATGAGTAGAAAAGCATGGGGCTGTGTGGGAACCGGAAGCTATTTCTAGCATGAAGTCATTGGGAACCGGAAGTTATTtctgcttctgacttctgcttttcttatCCGTTTGCTATCTTTTCTCTCACAACTTCGATTTCTTCTTCAAACACTCTgataacttatttacttctcacttttactctaaaagcatctccaataaATTCTTAGAatcactcttaaatataatataaattattagctcttagcaatttagtatACATGTACTCCAACAATGTTCTTTATATccactctttatttatttttatattattaaaggtACATTGAACTCataaaaagataaaagaaaGTGGAAAGAAAGAGAATAAGTGGAACaaacttataataaaatattagttaagagttATCTAAAGGCTCCTACaattgaggagagagaagagactcttaagttTTTAAAGAACCTCTAATAGTCTATTGGAGCTCAAAATTTGGCAtgactctttattttttaatttaaaaactcaaataaagagtttattggagatgctctaattctttactttaaacataaaatattttttttaaacttggtCGACCCAATTGACTCATTGGAATCGAAAggagaaacaaaaacaaaagatcCTTACTCTGACCCGAAATTCTAATCAGGGTCGGTTCGGTTGTCGAGAGAAAATTGCTCAGCATCTCTATGGAGTCTGGACTATGTTTACAGCCCTAGAAAAGAAGATGGAGAGATTGGCCTCTTCTGTTTTCCTTACCCTTCCTGCAACACCACTCTCTCCTACATATAGGTTCGTTTCTATTCCCACCTACTCCTaacatattcttttttttagtgaattgcAAAGTGGTTGAAGCTCATTTGCACTTGTCTGAATTCTTTTACTTTAAGTTTGTTTATCGACACTTTCACTTTATATTTGTTATTGCATTATTAGAACATCATTGTCTCTTTTGATGATGATAGTCTTCATGTTGCCTCGCTGTAATGTTGAACTCAGAAATTTACATACATCCTACAACTATGCCAACGGAAAATGTCTGTGCTGTCGATGGGACGGTGGAATTGGCAACCTTTTTaactatcatattattatctttGGATTATAAGTTTGGTTGTTTAAGCATGTCTGTAATCTAAAACTCCCCACAATTTACCCCAATGAGCTCGAATCTCCATGGTTTCGTTCAAGGCAATGGAAATTTCGAACTGTGATAAAATAAtcattgattttaaaattttaagagatTTTTAGTGAGAACTTGCAGCAAAGTTAAAGTTTAAGCACCGGCAACCCAACTCCAAAAAAAAAGTTGGCACCTCAAAGTTGAAGTCCTGGAAGAGTTTTCATGCTAATAATGATGTTGCGATAGATATAACTTTTTAGCTCAGTATGCAACAATCTAATGGATGGTTGGAGTTACATAAAACAGTTTAGAGGTAGAGTGCCCAATGAGAGAATCTATCCGACAAACGATATGTGATACCCACAACAATACTGATTTCAGGTCCTCATATCTGTCTATTATAATAGATGACAATGTAAAACATGTCATGATGAATAAGAAAGAGTTTACATTTGTTAGGTAAAAGGTTGATACCAATCATGCTTACAACTATCCCCAAGATCTTGAATTGATTCTATAACAAGCCAATCCAAGCCAAGCATGATAGATGTTATgcttgtgtgtgtttgtgtgggtttatatgtttatatagatatattacGCCCTCAGTCCCTGGTAATATTAAAGACACGTCTAGGCACATTCTGATCCGCCTAAGCAAGTGACTCAACTTCCTTGCTTGGGCTGAGGCACAGTGTCTCGTCTTCAAAGAGGTGCCCACCTCTTGCCTTATGAGGCTATCTGAGGCAGGAGGTGCTAAATAGGCGCACTTCAACTCTGTCCACTTATGTTGTTTCAAGCAATAAAGGTTGCATCCTGTTGATTACAGGGTCCCCAAAAGTATAAGTGCTACTATTACTTGTACTCTGTTGTATATTATCTGCTGAAAGATCTGCCACAGAAAGGCTCTCAAGTCTAAACTAATGCCTAAAGGAAGTTTGGAGAGCACAACACCCATAGTTTGGACATCTTGCTATCAGCTTCCCTGCTATTTTTTGGATGATTATATGGTGAACttgttttccttttcttttttgttattgCTATTTAAGTTCCTTTTTATGGTTTTCACAGAAATCGCAGCTGCTGTCTTATAAGGTTTCTTTATCTGCAGGGATCAATTAAACATGATTCTCTTTGCTAGTTGCTATGCTCCCCCGGTCCAAGAGAAAACATTAGCTCAATTGCAAGTTGTACGTAGTATCTGGATTGTAAAGGTTTGCTAGAGGCATAAATACACCACGATATGAACAAGTGACAGACGAAGAAAATTTCTATCAACCACTTCTGCGTATTTGGTTTTTACATTTAGGTACTTGTGATAAGTTCTTTATTAGCCTGTTGTTGGAAATATGTGAAGAGCAAATTTATGCTAGCAATGTTTACATTGTTAGAAATCAGAACAGAAAAGAGGCGTATCTGTTTCATATCTGCTGCCCAAATAACTTTTTTTAGAAATAGAATCACAGGGATTGCAATAGATTTCAATTCTTGAAACAAGGTAGTTATCAAAGTATATATGGAATACAGAAATCTTAATAAGCTTTCACAGAGGGATTCCTAGGAGTAGACAAAGAACCACCGTCCTTATTTGCACAGCTTTTACCATTCCTCAAGGCCATCGCGaccaaaaacttctcttttgtTTCGCGGCTAACCCTGGCTGATGAAATACTGCTGTTTTTGCAGGCGTGGTCCGCTGGAAACCGGTGATTGAGACACACTCTGGTCTGGCAAGTCTTGCAGGTGCTAGTATTAGAAAAGGTCAAAATTTCCTTGCACCTCTTGACAGAACAGGTGGGCTTCTTCTTCTTGCTGGGGTCACAATCTCCTGACCTCTCATGTTTCTCCTGGATCGCCTTCTCATTGTCTTCACCATTCGTGATCTCTATCGACATGGAGCAAGTCTCACAAACAACCACCCTTCTGTTGTTGTGATCGGGCTTCGGACACTGATGCGATTTGCTAGTTCTGTGTTCCAGACAGAAGACCTTAAGACATGCATCACACTTGAAGGGAAGGAAATCGAGCTGATTGCAATCAGAGTGCTGGCAATGCGCTCCCAGTTCCGGAAAGGCTTCTGTTCCTGATTCCGCCATATTTTCGAATTAGTTGTAAGAAGAAAGATTATAATCAGAGCTGCTAAGTTGAGATTTTTGATGAAATATTTGTTGATGTTTGGGGCAGGGCaggaatatgtatatatacacaggGATGGGGTGGCTTGGAGAGGAATCCAAAAACTGCGTCTAGAGAGTTCTTTCTTAGAAGGAAACTCCACACGCTTTGCTTTGTTTGAACGTCGTTCCTTACATTGTCCCGCTGTTTATTTTTACATCAATGTTTGTGCATGGATTTCTGAGAGAAATAATCTCGTGTTATTTAcagtattaattataatttttttttattctgtaatttcaattatatatgtatatttaacaattttaaaacagaatatatataactgtaggattttaatatatttataatatatagtattacaaaatttaaaatttaatatgttgttCATGAGAATTGAGCttattaatattcttttagTATTATATCTAACACCATAATCGGATTTTCTGTcaggatttatttttatttatgttttaaatatataatattatagaaataaaatttaatatattatcgaTAAGAACCAATATATTCAAGTCTTTTGatattatatctaacatatggACTATAAATTATGCTAGCTCTATGCTCGACTATTATAATTTAGgataagttttatatttaatattttatccttTTTCCGTATACATTTTGGTTCCGAAAATGGTTTCAtattaaaaattgtattttaatttaaaatggtACATgtatttaaaatagaatatgttattaatagattcattaaatataatattagatCATCTTCAACAGTTTAGACGACATAAGATAAACTCTTAACACctgagctatccaaccgtgctcaagTTGAATATTGTTATAATAACTACAAacaatgtactccctccgtcccattttagttgtcacgattctatttttgttgttcaaattgactaatttttgaccaaagattataagtcactctttcattattttaaaaaatcgaaaattacattttaaaatagaattaaaaaattttgcggtgatatattttttttaattgataaaatattaataaatttcagtcaaactttgatcactttgaccggcacaaaaccaaatgtgacaactaaaatgggatggagggagtaaataaGAAATGCTGTTGGAGTTCCTATTCAACAAAATGTAGTAATCctttaaaatatactccctccatcccaaattagatgagttatTTGACTTTgagcacgtaacttaaggtgcattgaccgtctcgttccgaaatttattttcttaatttttttttgtaaacgaaaatttcatatttaaatttttatttgcaaaaataaaattttaaaaataagtaatatagctatgcggtcaatgaactttaaagtgcgtgcccgaagtcaacgagctcatctaatttgggatggagggagtacatacTACATATTTAGAGAACcccttaggggccgtttggtccgaggagtggtatcgggttggaatgaggaatcaggttaagctggtatgagtttgaggtattatatctgatatcatgtgatTGGTTGAGTGCcagaatcaatatatacaatttttataaaaaaataagttattaatatatattaattaaaaatattaataaaattattattgacatatatttttgcatcattgatttaattttgtatcaaacattGATATATCATTACTTAAAGagagacaaaaaaataaaaattaaatatatctcatacctccatctcatacccacctccctacttaggtatcaaaaacccatactTTGGAGGTTTGAGGTATGGGTTtcagattttatttttctcaaccAAACACTAGATATTggtttggaatggacaaaccCCATGCGTGATTCTAGAAACTCACGGACCAAACGACTTCTTAGAATTCTGCGAGAGATGCTTTTATGATATCTTTAACAATGAATATTTTAGTTACGAATTTGATATTATTGTTTCAATGAATATTCTATGCCACCTGTAAATTGACAGCTGGTAATGAATAGGAGTAACATATTTTCCCTCTCCAATATTCTTTTTtactctttttgttttttttatatgacgttttgacttttgacacacacttttaagtgctttgatcggatagtgtaaaaatattattgtttaatttattttttttagaataaaagtCATAactgtcatataaaaaaaacagagggagtaacaggAATCCAGAAGACTTTTTTGTGAAATGACCTTTTTACTTTGATCTGATGCTTTTCTCATCcgtttggtttcaaaaaaactCGGAAGGAGTAGATATTCTGCTTCCAATTTTTGTTCTTCTCCTCGTGTTGCTGTTACAAATTTAATGAAGGATTTGTTTAAGTTTTTTGTTCTTCTCTTCAAATATATCGTTTTGCTATGTCCTTGATTTGTTCTTGTAGGCTCTATCAACAAACTAAGAAATATCCCATAGAAAACAATTACAAGaatttagatttaaaaaaaGACAAAAACAAATACGAGACACTGGTGTTCAACATCATTCATTTATATTGAAGGATAAATAACAAAGAAGCAATTATATCTGTTAAACAACAAATAGAATGAAGTCTATTTTCGTACTGCACAAACATTTTGCTGAGTGAATAACACGACACATACATATGGCAGAATTGTAAATTAAGGGCACTTCTTTCGGCCACCATGAGTCGTCATGTTAGCGTAGCAAGGGCAGACCTCTTGATTGCCCGCAGTGCCCGGAGGCACGCAGTTGCAACGGGCGCAACAAGTCCCGCACGCTCTATGACACAGATTAGGCCTTGATGACAACTTGCATCTTTCTGAGCATCTCTCGCCGCAATCTGTAAATAATCATTTCTATTAAAATCTCGAAGATATTAGGAGGAGAACTGGTCACGTAACACGTACGTCTATTTGAACTTGCACACAAACACGCATCTCACAGATGATTGTACGTACCTATTTTGGGGGACAGAGGGCttgaggggattggtgttggtGCTGGTGCGGATGCCGGAGAACTCTCAAAGCCTTCAGCGTTCATCTAGACAGAATTCAAAGAAGATATATGATAAAAGATTAATGTCGAAAAATAAATATCGAAACATATACCAGTCTTGGATAAAAATTAGTGGGACATTTTAGCACTGAATATTGTAAAGATGTAACTAGAAACAGGGATGTGTACCGATATTTCATCACTGTAATGAAGCTGCAGAATTAcaagaaaagaaataataagAAGAAGAGTGGAAGCAGGAAAATTCTTGGAGATCGCCATGAGATACAAAAATGGAATGAAGAGGTAAAGGAAGCACAAGGTATTTATAACTGTACGTAGGAACGGGACCTTATCGTGAGTGTGAATGAATCAATTAATTAACGTTGTAAGATTGACTATTcgttacttcctccgtcccaaaatattttttctagTTTGCTTTTTTCATGTTTATTAACACacattttttatcattaatattttaatttcatatcagtattaaatataaaaatttcaccgtgttaaattactcataaatacgaaacCAACGAGATCAatcatgattatatttagtcttataaatcagacgtaaattaataatttgtctcatgtcatGAACAATCCCGACATATTAAACGAGAAAGGTTTTTTTGACGCGGAGGGAGTACTAACGAGCTGGAATTTATTGCGCTATTCTTTATTACTACAGTAAATCTCATATATGAATAATCGCAGTCGTTATGAAAGTTGTTTTCTTATCCACCTTTCCATGTTTTAAACGGGATACATATATAACAATCGTAAAACGAAATTTATCTCAGAATGCATTAATATCGTGGCATAAATGTCCTGTACTATAATACTTTTACACGTTATCTGATTTTGACCCTTCATTCTTTGTCAAATTCATCAATGATTTTCAACAGGAAATCAGTCTCTGCAGAGTCGCACAAACACATTGGGAAAAACTTGTAAACCTATTATAGATTGCTAGTAATAACTAATAAAACTTGACTTCATAGATAACATTTTATTCGAATtgacttaattaccaaaaaaactattaaacttatgtgattttttcattttaaccataaaacTGTTTTTGTTGCAGAATAATGCAACTAAGTAATACAAAATCAATTTGACATAACCCAATTTTAATGAATCTCTAACCATGGTTACTTCATAACTGACATGAATGTCACCTGCAGCACAAGACatcagtttttttaatttaattttaaaattttatataatttattatacatacataaaaagtcatctatatttacattttctttttgtgtataaaaattcaaatgaaatttttttatttagaaaaaataataaaataatttatgaaactaaatttcttagaagtattaaaatgcgtgtcaaactctcgttttcagatcaccaaaatattgcaaactaacacaatattttaataatgctaaaaagaataatatagtgttaataatcaaatccagaTCTAACATAAGTTACCaaaaaaatctgaacctaacatcagtgacaaaaaaaatcatagttTAGTGCTAAGTTTCTAAATCACAATAAGTTTGATGGCggaaaaatctattttttttccttaaataaaattatcaatttgatataaattaatataaatcgcATGAAAAATAATCGATATACGGTATCTTATAGACGATGGTTTCAAAAAATCACCCTAACATCGTCGCCTTTGAACATAAGTTTTAGTATGCTGTGTAGATTGTGAATTAGGATTTTGACCCTTAATGAAATAgtaaaagtattaataaaacccaTGTAccaaacaatttaattaataacttgataATATGCGTGGCATACATCCTAATTTTAACTTAACCATGGTTATGAACTAGTGAGAttgggtttttaaaataaatttttttaaagttacttgcattatcttgcaacaaatatactattatggttaaattgaaaaaaacacgatagttatatagtttttttggtaattaagtcaTTGGAATTTTGAGATGTAAACGAAATGTCAAATAATATGATAAATGAGTCCATACCAAAACTGTGAATTTTGTTTGTCATTTTAACAAGGAATAAAATGTTCTGTGTGGTcccagaataaaaatttatctgaGATACCaattatttgactttttttgaaaattaatactataaagaTACCGATCATCAGAGTTGCTCCGACATAGTACAATATTGTATTAGTGGAGTTGTTCAGGCAGCTTATATTTTAACTTTCTTCCCCTCCCACAATCGATGTGGACAACTCCTAACATATCATCCCTAATAAAATAACTTTACACTATTTCTACTGATGAAATATGTGTAtctaactagcataaaagcccgtgcgaggcaccgcctctagtttttgctgtattttaaataatattcatgatttcatgtgtcatcatattgttctCGTACGGGCCTTGAGTTtgtattgtgttttaaataatatccgtgtgtcatattgtttcgagcgtaactattacgttttattttttgacaaaatatgtaaatatgaaatatgtaatatttgcaacctaatagcattaatagtaataataagtactattccctccgtcccattttatatgacccttatttCTTTTTGGACATCTCTGaaataatgaacttattatacttattatttttaaatactacttttcactattacacccactacttctccattttatactctttttttattaaataaacactattacactcactacttacctccactatctcaaatctattattaaattttgatatattccaccactttactcactttccaactaaatttactctttttttactacatttttcttaatctccgtgaaaggcaaataaggtcacttaaaatgggacgaagggagtatatttttttaaaaaaaaattatggatcaaaaactacatttgaactgatatttctatattcaaattcgttgggatatagagaccattatcatattatctatgttcaaaattatattcgaaactaATACTGAAATTTTAGATTGTAATacattatacctcattaaaagtatttgtaatttattgtaaaaattattaaattatttcaaccaatataccatgattttgatgaaaacttgttcttgatatgtgaattacgatatcctaaatgacgattaaatgaagatgtgtggtccgcgttgccttacatttatttcttcttttttgagcgtacgtttgcataattgttaaagtgatacatgatggagcagatcatcaacacattctttttagcatatgctgcacacattttgtataaatagaaattgaaacatatgttgtatgtaaaaatacacatactttattttattataaaagtatcaattgaactactaaccgtataattgcaccccaaaaatttctgacacctttgatgtgtcttatctttttatttttcatatcaattatatagtacttcggcgtattatatttttattgttaatttaaaaatattagaaaattaaaattttaattttttataattaattttttgagcATGTCGATTaagattttaatgatttttcatgtaatcgttataaaccagatcccaaacaaatgattttatggaatttcaaatagcaaaaagagagtagatatgagttaggcatcatgaagttcataaaaccatgaaatatttagttcaattagtcgtgcagttacttttttagctttgtgcaaacacacatttttaaatattttgatattcgtATTTATCAGGAGTGATCAATGTgacatatcatgttcaattgttaaagatcaagtcatatattcgatattttgaattatgaaaaactattcttgttctagtcccgtttaatcagatattagttttcaccgtatcgcgccatattctttttcaattctaaatttatttacgcaaataattaatttatagatattaatctatcatgtaaacaatatatgagacttaattgaaataaaaacttatctcaaataaataagatattgaacgtaaataattaaattatagaaattaatctatcatgtaaacaatatatgagacttaactgaaataataacttatctcaaataaataagatattgaaatgaatataaatacaaaagttttaaagtgTGTgcttaatgcttttgaataacaaaTTAATTGTTTGTGCAGTTCAAGTGGTTTTAGTGATGTATCTCTATCGTAGAGGTCCTGAGTTCGAGTCTTATGAATAACATAAGCTCAGGTTCGGgtttgcttatatatatatatatatatatatatatatatagggggaggttcaaaagagacggaGCCTTAGCGAGAGACATGAGAGACGTGATATCCAGCCGTTGGATTAGTTTTGATCTTGTGATCAGATGTGATATACTCCATACTGTATAAATACAATCAATTTATGTATAAGGGTAGTACATGGAATGTTTTGcactattaaatattttatacgtATCCTTAAGTGTATCGAGTGCAGAATTATTACATAACTTTCCTTTATTACGGAGATAATGAATATAATTTACTCCCTTTAATTGATTCCAATCTGATGATATTACTGATCTAACTAACATACTGTAATTATCGTTATATACATATCAGTCATACGATTTTGTTAATTGTATTTCCATAATtaaaaagattgaatctttgtTGCCATTAAATTCACCGTTACAATGctatataatatactattcaGATTGTTTCCATATAtgttgagatcttagaaatatTACCATTAATGATACATGGTCAATGTTACATATTTTACATTATTTCTTACCATTATTAAATAGATTGTATGAAGATTGGGTGCACtattaacataaattaaaaattctacaattaatatattactatatattacaTTAGTGATTCTCTTAGAGTTCTACTATctttatatcatcaaaatatttttttgaaacagaattcaaaaattctataaaacattatctaattaatttaaACTATATCACTAATCGATTCAAAATCCAACATcgatttgatttattaataagaAGAACAGTggagaaaaaatattaaattattatttgttgcATGAATATACAGTGGAAAAATGATTCTTCATCAATGGAATGGTTGTtactaaataaaacaaattctaAGAAtagtgattttttatattttatgtatttcatTATGAAGAATTTTTAtctctttataaattttatattaatagttCACATTAAAGAACACTATTGAGAATGCCTTAAAGAATCTTTAATAAGGAAGTTTAAGAACTCACTATAATAAAGATTATAGtaaagattattttaaatattattttaacaatctcTTCACGAACAACTTAAAGAATCTCCCATGAACATCTTAAGGAATCTCCCAATCATATCTGatgtaataaataataaattatagatttattattttccaaaatttgttattagattctctattaaaattttattaatattatagataATCTCTAATATGTAATAAAGATATATGAAAAATCTCTTACTAAATATTGTAATACATTAAATTcgattattaaaaaattcatatGCTCCAAATTATCtaattatgttttaataatattaattaattactctataataataaaatttttggtctccattgagtCTAACTCATTATGAAAGAGGTTCagtttaaaaatatcaaaaatatttgttctCGTTGCCCATTCTACCTGCTCAATCTCATATTTTGAATATGCGTTTCTCTTTTATCTTTGTAGCTCTAAATTTAACCAAATATCATCACTAATAAACATATAAAGTATTTTTCACTCCGTCTATACCCCTATATCGACCTCGTTGAAGATTTCAGTTCCTTCAACattaatttg of the Daucus carota subsp. sativus chromosome 4, DH1 v3.0, whole genome shotgun sequence genome contains:
- the LOC108216211 gene encoding zinc finger AN1 domain-containing stress-associated protein 12, with the translated sequence MAESGTEAFPELGAHCQHSDCNQLDFLPFKCDACLKVFCLEHRTSKSHQCPKPDHNNRRVVVCETCSMSIEITNGEDNEKAIQEKHERSGDCDPSKKKKPTCSVKRCKEILTFSNTSTCKTCQTRVCLNHRFPADHACKNSSISSARVSRETKEKFLVAMALRNGKSCANKDGGSLSTPRNPSVKAY
- the LOC108217805 gene encoding gibberellin-regulated protein 11, translated to MAISKNFPASTLLLIISFLVILQLHYSDEISMNAEGFESSPASAPAPTPIPSSPLSPKIDCGERCSERCKLSSRPNLCHRACGTCCARCNCVPPGTAGNQEVCPCYANMTTHGGRKKCP